One genomic segment of Acinetobacter sp. C26M includes these proteins:
- the surE gene encoding 5'/3'-nucleotidase SurE has product MNILIANDDGVFAPGLQALAQALRPLGRVVVVAPESERSGYSSALTLDRPLRPIQISEDVWAVNGTPADCVYLSMNGLFDFEFDLVVSGINSGANLGDDVLYSGTVGAAFEGRLMKHPAIAVSLAGSNVRAYEHPQHYAVAAQWVHDFIAKGLPVLPPRHIFNINIPDVEQIKGAQVTYQGRRAQSKPISSHVDPRGRQVYWIGLAGEAITEPQAMSSEIQSDFFAVSNGYVSITPIQMDATNYAVLENLHAHVNG; this is encoded by the coding sequence GTGAATATTTTGATCGCAAATGATGATGGTGTATTTGCACCTGGACTACAAGCTTTAGCGCAAGCGTTAAGACCTTTAGGTCGAGTGGTTGTAGTGGCGCCAGAAAGTGAGCGAAGTGGTTATTCGAGTGCTTTGACACTTGATCGCCCTTTGCGTCCTATACAAATTTCTGAAGATGTCTGGGCAGTCAATGGAACGCCTGCGGACTGCGTCTATTTATCTATGAATGGGCTATTTGATTTCGAATTTGATTTAGTGGTCAGCGGTATCAATAGTGGTGCAAATCTTGGTGATGACGTTTTATATTCAGGTACAGTGGGCGCAGCTTTTGAAGGGCGCTTGATGAAGCATCCTGCGATTGCAGTTTCTTTAGCTGGATCAAACGTACGTGCTTATGAACACCCACAGCATTATGCAGTGGCAGCGCAATGGGTGCATGATTTTATCGCGAAAGGACTTCCTGTTTTGCCGCCTCGTCATATCTTTAATATCAACATTCCAGATGTCGAACAGATTAAAGGGGCGCAGGTGACCTACCAAGGACGCCGTGCACAATCGAAGCCAATTAGTAGCCATGTTGATCCGCGAGGTCGTCAAGTCTACTGGATAGGGTTGGCGGGTGAGGCAATTACAGAACCGCAGGCAATGTCGAGTGAGATTCAATCTGACTTCTTTGCTGTTTCGAATGGTTATGTCAGCATTACACCAATCCAGATGGATGCAACCAATTATGCCGTGCTTGAAAATTTACATGCTCATGTAAATGGTTAG